ttttaattaaaatttaatattttaaaattacttcgATTGTAAATTATTAtaccattaaaaattaataaaattattatatcactTGCTATATCAATATTATATTAGCATTCTatgtcaataaattttaaaataaaattaataataatttaaaaatttatggtagaattataataaaattaaaagtttaagaattttctaataattactataaatattagtataatttaaaaaaattaatagcttTAAAAGTAAtgctaaataataaatatattagataaatttaagaaaatttaattgataataattttacttaaagataaattattattattataaaattattgataaaaatttaaaaagttaaataataataataataatttttaaatatatttaataattaaaaagagtaatttaaataattttaaaaattatagatatatttgatatatattaaaagaatagagtttaattaataaaaaataaaaatattgagtaaaattataataaaaataaagtataaatattttatgattattttaaaattttatttatgtaacCTGATGATATAATgttatgataatttaatttttttaataatataaataactaTGAGTataattagataattttaagaagtaaaattttaattaataaaaaaatatgtaatataattataataaaataaaaaatagagtttTTTTTCACTAACTTTATTAACAATAGTAAAAGGATCACAAGACAAGACAAGCGCACCATGTTGTAATGTATGCCCCACTGACAAGTTGCCCTGCCAAACTTTTCTATGGAGCATGTTTgacttatataaaaaaaatatcttgtCCTTAAACTTGTCGCGTCGAGGAATTATTGGGTGGTTCAGTATGTTGAACTGATATGACTCAATTACATTATAATATGTTGGTAAAAAATCGTTttcctataaaaaaaattcatatcacttataaaaataaaatttattaaatctttGCTTCTTTATTAATATGTTGTAATATTATTAGATGGTATTTGAGATATATCTAATaacttttttgttttaattatcATCAACTAATgagtattcaaaatttaaatatatatttcaaaatataaaattatagtaaaattgTAGGCTCAttagataaatttttttcatttttccacaGACATATGTGGTCATAAACGTTTATTTATTGTACATGAGTCCTTGAGATAATCACCCATCTTAAGAAAGAAGGTGGTGGTCCACGTAAGCTATTTGATTTTGTCCAGTGGATCACAACTGAGATTAATGCATAATACAAGCTACAGCTAAGACTTTATGATAGATTTGCTTAAGCATTGCGTGCGGATCAATAACTATGTATCTTCACTTGAGAATGAAAGAACCAGCAGCATACATAACCCACATCAAACCTATTCCAATCACACTAGTCTTGGCTTTCATTCTTCCATTATCACTTCTCAATGCCATGGCTTCATAGACTGGCCAACTGTTCACCACTGCGAATGCTGATAACAACATTTGGATTTCTACTCCCTCCATGCTCCTCTTGCCCTTCACTATTTCAGATAAACCCCAACCAAATGAGAACAAGTTCATTAGAGCTGCCGTTACTAAGGGCACAAACATGGGCGACGCTACTCCAAATTCAAACAACCCTTTCTCGTATCTTTTGCTTAGTTCATCATCAACTGCTTTGTTGGTTACATTGAACCCAGTTGTGGAGATTCCTAAGGAATTTAGGATGAATTCAAGGAACCCAAACATGAAACTCGATAGCCCTCTAATAATCCACATTCTTTGATCATTCCACCACATTTGCACTGTTCCATTAGCCAGCACAAATTCTATGAGATCCTGCGTGTAGGCCCCTAGGAAAAGGAATGCATACAGGAGAAACCATGGTGATTTAACCTGCACCACATTTTTTCAATCTCGTCAAAAGTTAAACCTGCAGAACAGTCTGCATGGTTAATTATGACCGTCTGATTGTAGTACTCACCTGTGGGAAGATGGAAAGATTGTTGAGGAGGGCTAGCTGGGGGAGGAAGGCATATACGGTAATTGGAATAGGCCAGATGGGCCAGAATGCAATCTGTGAGTATCCATGACTCATGAGTCCATTGTGCCTAAGCCCGTAGGTTATTGGGCTGTATTCAGAGAAGACCATCTGAAGGAGCCCAACAGTCCACCTCTTCTGTTGGTTCATCACATCTATCAAGCTAATGGGTGCTTCTCCATAAAATGCAGGCCTCTCTGGATTGCAAAATACAGATCTCCAACCTTCACAATGTAGCCTATAACTTGTATAGGTGTCTTCTACTAGGGATCCATACCTTAACCCTTTCTGCCCATTTTAGAACAAAATACTTATCAGAGACTACACAGTTTTCTGAATTTAGACAAGTTAGGTGATGTTCAACTAGAGCTTACCTTAATGCCCCAGTCAGTATCCTTCTCAAAATGGCAACCAGAAACTTGATGTGCCAAAGCTAGTACCTCTTGGGATTGAATGGGCTTGTTCACAACATGGTATGGGTTAAGTTGAGGCAGTTCTGGTGGGGACATAGTTGATGGTGTTCCGAAGAACACTCTCCGGGAAAAGAAGCCTCCAGTCCCATAAAAGTTTCCACCCCTTAGCCCATCAAGCCCAGGCGGGTGAATTTGGAACAAACGTTTAAATTGACCAGCATAAATGTCAGTCTTGTTCAAACCTTTGAAAAGCTGAGGAAATTGAATGAAACCATACGTGGCCCTAACTTCAGGATCCCAAAAATAACATAATACACGTTCAGGTGTTTGAGGGTCATTTGAGTAAGTATCGCAGTCCAAACTCAAGATTATTGGTGCATTGGTCATAACAGCCGATATCcgaatcttcaaaacaagggaaaaaaagaaattaatgggTTAGAAAGAAAGTAGAAGATCTAATGAAATCTTGGGTTGATGAAGAGGAagcatgcatgcatgcatacAAGGGCATTAAGGGCACCAGCTTTgaaatggtggtgagaagcctTGCTTTTTTCTCTAGAACAATAAACCAGGTTTGGCAGATGATGGCCTGAAATGTCCTTGTCCTTACTGTTGTCTAACAAAACCTGCCCATAATTCATTGAACAGGTTAATATATGTATGTAGTGATAACCATTTAATTAAAGATATCGATTAATTAGGACCCGAACAGCCCCTAACTCAAAACTTAAGTTTTTGTTCTTGTGacagaaattatatatatatatatatatatatatatagagagagagagagagagagagagagagagagagagagagaaaactcttaaGTATTAAAAAGATTGATAATGTAAACCTGGATCACAGTGGGATGATTTTGACGTGTGAATTGGTCAGTCCATTTGCTGAAAACCTGGCGTTCTTCATCGCAAGTGATGTACTCATCTTCTACTTTTCCTCTCTCCACGACAGTTTCTACTCTTCCTTTCATGGATTCATACATTGTctgaaaatatcaaaaaaattttaaacaaaaaaaccCACCTAATATTACAAATGAACAAAAAAAAATgtgaattttagaaattatataaatttaggtTAAATATCATATACAAATATTCTTTCTTTATTTAAcataaatttatgtaaaaaaaaaaggtaattactttcttttttctattacTAGAAATATCAAATATTGAGGCTGATATTTTTCCTTACCATGATGGATGTCGTTTTTTGTCTCTAAATacttagaaaagaaaaagagtagAGAAGATTGATGTTATGATGAATAGGACGGAAGCTCAAATTATAGAGTGGGGCAGTACGCTGAGCACATGGCTTCACAATTAGCCAAGCTAGCTGTTGACTCAGAGACCGAAcccccaaatatatatatattaatgagTTTCTTTCGGTTCACGTCTTCCTCAGACCCCACCCCCACCTTTGGTCTCATTCGTCATtatcttttatgtttttctcaCAATAAGGAAGTACCCCAAGAATTGGGCAACCCTCAACCAAGTCAAGTTCTATCTACTGATGCCGGCCGCCAAGAAATATCATTATTCTAATCAATCAATCaacataattattaattatggtATAtcaattaagattaattataaaGGCACTACTATTTCAAAGTGAATACTAAAATTCATTTGCTCtacttttttcccttttttaatttatatttaattagtaaattatttattgtCTAAAAAGAAAACTTAGTCTCACGAGACATGCAtctaagcaaaaaaaaaaagaaaaagaaaaaatctaaTTGTGAATTATTTATGTAAACTTGTTCTGTGACGAGTATTTCTCATTTAGGATAAAGTCCCAATtccaaaatttattaaataaagaaaatgttAATTCATTTACGTATGTAAAAGACAGTTCCTATGTTGATTATCAAGAGTTTGATCAGATGAACAGTACCTTCATGATCTCAGACTCTGGAAAACAAAAGTAGTTGGATTCGAAAAAAGCTTTAGGGTTCCTCTCTTTTATGTTGTTCTTGCTGCAGAATGGTAGCCAGTGGCTAGCAAACTTAGCAGCTTCCGTGAAGGCGAAAAGAGTAAGTACAGAGCCACCATCATCCGATACATACACCGAAAGCTTCTCCGTTGGATAATCATAAGCCATCACTGACAAGGCTGTGTTTACTACACTAATAGGCGGCTCCTTGTACGGATCCGCAGTGCATATAAACACATCAAGGGATGGATAATCATTTCTTTGAATGAACTTGTTAAGGTTTTCAGGGAACTGTTTGCGACGGATTTGGCGCAGGTGCAAAGCCTGAGCTGTTGTCCACATGAAAGCAAGAGCGAGATCGGAGATTAATAAACAGAGGGTTATAAAGAAGGAGAGTAAAGATGTTGAGTAATAAAGATTTCTTGCATGGAGATAAAACAGGGCTAAGATGGCAACAGTGTAAACTAGGGCAAACAAGCGATTAAAGGGCACTCGACGCATTAGCTGCACTGTATGAagcggaggaggaggaggaggattgGCAGTGGTACTACTCCCTCTCAGACCCTCCATGGTTATGTTCTTTGGTTCTCCTCTAGGTTGTAGCAGGAGTTTTGCTGCTATATATCTATATCATTGGTTATATATGTGGAATGTAATGGATGGGATATTTATGCAGCAATATTAAATAAGTGCTTCATGTGAAGTCCAAAGAAAAGTAAGCCCATGATCTTGTAGTTGTTGAAATTCAGTGATTCACTACCtgaaaatgaataaattatattaagaaataGTACCATTGATGGAGATTTCTTCGACTTGCATGAATGATGAATATGAAAATCAGTTTACGGTCAAAGGCGGCAAGCTTGCccatacatataaataaataaaacataaattaagcacGGCAATCTCCAGAGAAATCGGGAGGCGTGCTGTGGCTATATTAATAATGGCCACGTTTTTGGGTCGAGTTTGCGTGGTGCTCCTTGGGGCAGGAGAGCTGATATGTAATTGGTTCTGGGCTAGGATACTCTGTGGGTATTATGGGCTTGGCCTGATGGATCTTCCCTTCATTTTTAGGAAAGTTTTGAGTTTTCTATTAAGCAAATAAAAGAGTTATTGTTAAAGATTATTTATGTACTTTAAGGATGGTGATGAAGATAAAGAGACCGTCTGATTAAGAGAAGGCAATGAATCGGGAAGTTCAAATTAGGGAGCTTCAACTTTCAATTGACGAGAAAATTAAATGATGAAGGAGGTAGAGATCATAAGTGGGGAGCTGGATTGTCCAAATCAAGCAGAAAGACAAGATTCATGCAATGAACTCAATTTTTGAAATTGGCTTCTTGTTGCAGGAAATGACAGATCTGCTGGATATGAGTTTACGGGAAGTGAGTTTGCAAAATAGTTTAAAAAGAGCAAAAAGGTGTGCACTTCAATTTagcaatatataaaattaattggaCGAGAACAACGGTGGAAGAATGGGATTTA
This is a stretch of genomic DNA from Manihot esculenta cultivar AM560-2 chromosome 2, M.esculenta_v8, whole genome shotgun sequence. It encodes these proteins:
- the LOC110602558 gene encoding cellulose synthase-like protein G3 isoform X1 is translated as MEGLRGSSTTANPPPPPPLHTVQLMRRVPFNRLFALVYTVAILALFYLHARNLYYSTSLLSFFITLCLLISDLALAFMWTTAQALHLRQIRRKQFPENLNKFIQRNDYPSLDVFICTADPYKEPPISVVNTALSVMAYDYPTEKLSVYVSDDGGSVLTLFAFTEAAKFASHWLPFCSKNNIKERNPKAFFESNYFCFPESEIMKTMYESMKGRVETVVERGKVEDEYITCDEERQVFSKWTDQFTRQNHPTVIQVLLDNSKDKDISGHHLPNLVYCSREKSKASHHHFKAGALNALIRISAVMTNAPIILSLDCDTYSNDPQTPERVLCYFWDPEVRATYGFIQFPQLFKGLNKTDIYAGQFKRLFQIHPPGLDGLRGGNFYGTGGFFSRRVFFGTPSTMSPPELPQLNPYHVVNKPIQSQEVLALAHQVSGCHFEKDTDWGIKKGLRYGSLVEDTYTSYRLHCEGWRSVFCNPERPAFYGEAPISLIDVMNQQKRWTVGLLQMVFSEYSPITYGLRHNGLMSHGYSQIAFWPIWPIPITVYAFLPQLALLNNLSIFPQVKSPWFLLYAFLFLGAYTQDLIEFVLANGTVQMWWNDQRMWIIRGLSSFMFGFLEFILNSLGISTTGFNVTNKAVDDELSKRYEKGLFEFGVASPMFVPLVTAALMNLFSFGWGLSEIVKGKRSMEGVEIQMLLSAFAVVNSWPVYEAMALRSDNGRMKAKTSVIGIGLMWVMYAAGSFILK
- the LOC110602558 gene encoding cellulose synthase-like protein G3 isoform X2 encodes the protein MTMYESMKGRVETVVERGKVEDEYITCDEERQVFSKWTDQFTRQNHPTVIQVLLDNSKDKDISGHHLPNLVYCSREKSKASHHHFKAGALNALIRISAVMTNAPIILSLDCDTYSNDPQTPERVLCYFWDPEVRATYGFIQFPQLFKGLNKTDIYAGQFKRLFQIHPPGLDGLRGGNFYGTGGFFSRRVFFGTPSTMSPPELPQLNPYHVVNKPIQSQEVLALAHQVSGCHFEKDTDWGIKKGLRYGSLVEDTYTSYRLHCEGWRSVFCNPERPAFYGEAPISLIDVMNQQKRWTVGLLQMVFSEYSPITYGLRHNGLMSHGYSQIAFWPIWPIPITVYAFLPQLALLNNLSIFPQVKSPWFLLYAFLFLGAYTQDLIEFVLANGTVQMWWNDQRMWIIRGLSSFMFGFLEFILNSLGISTTGFNVTNKAVDDELSKRYEKGLFEFGVASPMFVPLVTAALMNLFSFGWGLSEIVKGKRSMEGVEIQMLLSAFAVVNSWPVYEAMALRSDNGRMKAKTSVIGIGLMWVMYAAGSFILK